The Microtus ochrogaster isolate Prairie Vole_2 unplaced genomic scaffold, MicOch1.0 UNK3, whole genome shotgun sequence region TCAGGTAACAAGGACAGTGCCTAGTGTCCCTCTGATCATCCCCATCGACGCTTAGAAGGCTGTTTGCAGATCAGTCTGGTCTCAGAGCAGCCACCACTTCAGAGGACACAGATGCTGACAAGATTCAGTCCCTCAAGTCGAGGTTGCCTgagaatgggaagctgggagcctAGGGAAGGGGTCCGGGAGCAGATCCAGAGGAGCAGGGTCAACTTGGGGAGAAATTACTTATTCTAGAGCGGGTTTTTCCATCCGGGAGGACCTCAATCACCAGAGAATGTCTTGCATGTCCTTTATAAGCATATAAAGTAGGCATATAAACCAGACActtactgataataaatcattaatgtattttaaaacaattctttgatgtgcatataattttaccatttattaatgaGGAAAGCaaattgcttatttttacataaagaattaaatcttggctgaatattcGATGTAGCATCTTCAACGTTTTTCAGAGGTGAATGATATTTGGATTTTGTAGTCATCGGTGCCAGGAATGTCGCTTCATGTAAACTTATGGTACACATGGAAGATTGTTTCAGGGCCAGTTAAGAAACTGCTGAAAATTTTGTCCGAATTCCAAGCCAGAtttcatttaatgattttttttaaagactctaGTCATCAGCTCAAACAGcaacttttaaattcttattaaacctgtgtgcatgtgtatgtgtgtgctgagtactctctgaggtcagaaaagggtatcagaaaAGGCAGCTAGAATTACAGTTTTTACAACCCAGTGTTAGTGCAGAGACCTGAACTCTGAACTCTAGTCTTGTTCAAGAGatccctctgcaggagcagcaagcaccACAACTAAGCCATCACACAGCTCCTCacatagaaattttttaaatcaaaaatgtTTTAGCACAATAAACCCAAGCTACTAGCTAGTAGCCATATGCAGCCGTGCCTATCTATAGTCCCAATGCTTGGAAGACTGgggcaaaaggatcaggagtttaaggtcagcctaagtggcatgaccctgcctcaaaaataaacaaaaagacagacCAGTTTGATGCTTACATACTAAAAAATGGTGACGCTCAAAGTCTTGGTTTTCCATAACtaaaccattatgtttctatGAGATCAGAAAGCCTGGTGTACAATAATTGTAGAAGTGCAATTCATAGCACGATCTGGATCTGAGGCAAGGTATTTCAGGCCCTGTTCACTGGCACTGAAACACGAGACAGCACGCAGGGCAAAGTGAACATGCATGTTTAGAAACAAGGCTATAACGAAGTCTCCTGATTCAACGTGGTTGAAGGATGCCAGGAACAGCTTAGATCCTCTGCctgtttgattttgttctttgagcTGATTTTTGGTCATTCAGAAACCATTTACTGTTGCCCAATTTTTTGCAACCCCCACGTTTTAAGAGACAGTTTGAAAGACTGGCCTTCTAGAACCCCTAGGCAAAGAACAGTCAAGAAGAGAAAAGCTGTTATGCCCAGATCGCAGGGTCCCCCAAAAACCACCAAGGAGTCCACACtctatgtaaaagcaaagagcctttatccAAGCTTAAGCTTGGACCCTCCCTCTGTCCGATGCAGCGAATGGGAGCAGCCCAGACCAGTCGGGATAGAGTTTTTATCATAGTAGAAGTTGGGATGAGAGGATTTTCAGGGTTCAGtaccctgattgactgacatttgtctaggggtctTGGCAAAAGGGGAGTATAGGAGTCCTGGGCTCAGGGACATCTGGTGACCTTATCTAATGGTTGAAGTGTCAAGTACTCACTCCCCTTTAGATGCTGGCCCTCCCTGGATGATGTCAGcttatggcttttcctggaacccaGTGCTGCCTGCCATGGCAGTTGTGTGGCCTGGGCCCCACCCACCAACGGattcctctccagcctctgctttatGCCATTGTCTGATAAGGGGTTGAGAGTAACAACAGTCAAAACAGCACTGTCTGCTGGGAGAAGGGCAAGGGTGCCCATTCCCCTTGGGTTTCTATGGAGAGTCCAGTTCATTCTGTGGCCAGCAGGCAGAGGGTCTCCCATTTCCTTACCCCTGGGTGGGTCTAGATGGACTGTCCTAGGGAattctgggggggaggggatacTGTCAGATCTGATGTTTGCTATCCATTTGTTAtatctcccctcccccgccagaTCCTGGATGGTATCAATTCTCCCCTAGGATTCCAGCAGGAAACCGCTCTCCctgacacccccccacacacacagctggaggTGCTGAACTCCATGTGGACACACCTCCCTGATACCACCCCTCCTGCAGGCTACAACATGGCTGCCCAGAACAGAACCGTTAGCTTTGCACCTGGCTTGAATCCGCCTCAAGACCatgcctcctcccttcccttcaacTTCAGTTACAGCGATTACGACCTCCCCCTGGATGAGGATGAGGACATGACCAAGACACAGACCTTCTTCGCAGCCAAGATTGTCATTGGCGTGGCACTGGCAGGCATCATGCTAGTCTGTGGCGTCGGCAACTTTGTCTTCATTGCTGCCCTCGCCCGCTACAAGAAGCTACGCAACCTTACCAACCTCCTCATTGCTAACTTGGCCATCTCAGACTTCCTGGTGGCGATCGTCTGCTGCCCCTTTGAGATGGACTATTACGTGGTACGTCAGCTTTCCTGGGAGCACGGCCACGTGCTGTGCGCCTCTGTCAACTACCTGCGTACGGTCTCGCTGTACGTCTCCACCAATGCCCTGCTGGCCATCGCTATTGACAGGTGAGCCTCACTTCCGGGTTCACGGGCTGGCATCGCTCCCCATGCGGCTCCTCAATGATTTGTTGAGGGGCTAGAGGGGACTTTTCTCCAGCTGTGTTCTGTTCACTAACGTTCGAGCAAGCGGGAAGCTTCTGAGTTCCATAGTTCTGATCATGACCTGAGATACTGCCTGCTTCAGAGGTAGGCAGTCCAACACAAAGGCAAAAAGCAGAAAATCCAGGCAGCAACTACTCAAAAGCCATGGGATATTAAGTAGGGCAGCTTCCAGTTAAGAAGAGGGTACCACGTTTCTCATACAACTGGATCCAGATATAAAAGATTCCATGGCCCCTGATAGTTTCCGCTGCCAGTCTCAGGCATCGCTTCTGCCATCCCAGCTCAAATCTGTCTTTCTTTCATCACCTCATCGGGATCGCGCAGCATGTCGCACGCCTTCTGGTGACTTCGCTGCAGAGCTGGTTTGAAAATAAGATAGCAGAGTTTGCTtacaggaaagagggaagggcgTGTTTGCTTTGGCTGttttgcatgtgtctgtatgctCATTTACATTCATTTGCATGAGACCTTCTAGAAGTCCTTGCTCTATTATGAATTTATAGGTAAGATTTGTCACAGCAGCTAAGGAGATATCCTGCATGTTTCATGTTTCAGGTCAGCATTGTCCCTGGTGGCggggtggaaggaggggaccTTTGATGAGTTCCCCCTTTTGAGCTGTTCTGAAATGCGTTCTGATGAAGTGCTGTGGCCTTCCCTTTTGTCTCCTTCAGCTCTTGAGTTCCTCCCTTGTTCTCGGTGCTGTTTAGTGCTTTTTAATATGCCAGTTAGTTATTTTTCCGTAATATTAACAAAGGACACAGAAACAAGacacttcttcctttttatagCAAGATACCTGTAGGAAAACACCTTTATCACCTGCAGCTCATAAGGCAGTTTATGAGGCACACACTCACCAGCCAGCTGCACCAGGTTCCTCAGGAAAATCACCAGATTACCATTTGCTACAGCGATTGCGAGTCTAGTTCCTGAACCCCGCCCACCCAAGTCTCCTGAATGGGAATCCCTTGAGCTGGGAGTTGCAAAAAtctgcatttttattcattttcatgagTGACTCTCATGCTTGCTGAAGTAAGAGTGATTGCTGTCCTCACCCCTCGCCCTCTTGTAAGCTCTGTGTCGTGACCTGACGTCCACCTTTGCTTTCTCTTAGGGTCTGTGATGCTAGAACCGCTTAGAAAGCAGTCACCCTGATACAGGCAACAGAGGTTCCATCTCAGCCCCAGCCACCCCTTCCCCACACAACCTCCCCCgctgtgccaccattcccagtgGCCCAAGCAGGGAAGCGACTGTcatccctgcctttcttcctgtccCTCAGCCCCTGACCCCACACTTAGATGCTCAGCTCTAAGTCCAGTCTGTGTCCCTCCAGCTTTGCCACTTGTCAAGTCACGATGGACACTGGCACTCTGCTGACTGGTCTGTCATTGCCCAGGAGCCTCCGACTGCTCCCCGAAATCCGTGTCCATCCGTGTGAAGCATCTGAACCTCGCTGTTGCTGGCTCTTCCTAAGATATTCCTGTGCCTATGAAATCTCTGCAAGTCCCAGTGTCACagtgtagtcagatttttctctgggccaccagctcacaaacaacaacacagagacttgttattaattatgaaaactaaaCCTTACCTGAGGTTTGTtccactagttcttataacttaaattaacccatttaaatTAATCTGCATTTTGCCTCAtagctttttaccttttttcatTCTATATGTCAGATTCCCCGCCCCCCATCTCTCGCTGGCTTTTCCCTGCACCTCAAttatctcctcctacttcctctatACCCCCTGCTTAGCTATTGttcattcaactctttattaaaccaatcacagtgatatctccacacagtgtacaaacatcccacaacagTCACGGGAGATCAATCCTGAGCTAGCATTGTGGGTTATGCCAGACTGACCTTCCAATTCATATTGtgtatatagatacagatatagatgtCCTTCccaaaaaaagatatatattatttttttgagactgagtttctctgtgtagccttggctagcctagaactcactctgtagaacaggttgaccttgaactcacaccgatcagcctgcctctgcctcctgagtgatgggattaaagtcctgaaccaccaccacctggtcccAAAGACACATTTTAAGAGCAACCATCATGTCTTTGGTCTTTCTGTGCCCAACTAAGATAACTTACTAAGATATCTTAGTTTGTGTTATTCCCTAAGCCCTCTGACACAGGGATCCATGTGCAGATGAACCAGAAAATCCTGAGAGGGGAATGAGAAGTGAGGGCAGCAGACACATTGCTAAAGCTTCCGTGGGGGATTCCTGCTGAGGAAcccttggagtaggtgtggatcCCAGCTCAGAGTTCtctcaggagcaggaggagggagccgGGGTGTTTATACGGGGCTCTTACAAGTCATCGTATCTCTGAAAATACAGCACGGGTAGCCGAGAGGACTCTGGAAATCAGAGAAAACCCTcatacagataaacaaacaaaaagacaggtgTAGGCATGTCAGGATGCACACCCATGCTGAAGCGGCAAAGTCCACAGGAATGAGGGGGATATACCGAGGTGGTAAGAGCATAGGGGTACGAGGAAGGACATAGCAAAGTGGTAAAGGGGCTGGGGCTATAGGCAGGTATATACTGAAGGGGAAAGACAGAAGCATATGGAGGAAGAACTGGCAGCATCTGCCATAGCCATAGCAAGATTTGGGGCTCCTCTGTCCCCAGGCTACATACTTGGAAATACAAGCAGTAGAAGACGTGGCTCTTGAACtcaagaagtttttttttccattttaaaaactaGGAATTATCAAACATTAAGAATAATAAAGATCCACTGATTTATGAATGCTAGTTTCTCAAGAGAGACAAGCATCTCACCTGTGTCGttcagaatgactttgaactctgattCTCATGCCTTAAACCCCTGAGCACCGGAATAACAGACGTGCACCCCTAAATCTAGACTTAGCTCCCTCAGGAAGTCTCTACCTGCCCTGGCTGGTCGAGGAGCTAGATGAAAAGGAAGTGTCGTGGGCAGGAGCACATAGGACAAGCACACAGGAGGTCATGGGTAGGGGGTGGGTTCTGTAAGGGTCGAAGATAGAAAGACAGCACATGGGACCTTAGGCCTTAGGACAGAGATCCCTTAGGATAGCTCCCTTCTCCCATCATCAGATGCTAAACTAATTGAAAGGTGCATCAGACGCCCTATCTTTCCCTGATGGTGCCAAATTTAGGTTGGGTAATTTTTCCTGGAATGGTATTTCATTCacctcagagaaagaaacagcttAAGTTTGTTGGGAGTTGGAAGAGACCCATGAACCTCTGCCCTCCTTTCACACAGTTTCTCTCCTAAGGGTGCCCCCCAAAAAGGAATGCCACCTGCCAGCCCCTGAGTTCACGCTGTGAGAGCCATGTCAAACTTCTGACCTCCTAAAGTGCACCCTTACAATGCCTGGCACAATAGGACACAATAACGACAACAGGAAGTGGCAACACAGAAACCCCAGCCTCCCGGTGCACTTCCTGTCTGTTCAGATATCCCCGTTCTGCTCTCTAGAGACACCAGAAGGGCCAGCTTGTACTGCCTTTGGAAACTGAGCCCAGAGACTATGCTGATGAAGAGGAGGTGCTATCTCTAGTTGTAAGGAGTTAAAGGAATCTATTGACCTCAAAAAAGAACttgaatgctctctctctctctctctctctctctctctctctctctctctctttctctctctctctctctttctctctctctctctctctctagcagaTAGTTGGCAACAGAGACCCTGTAGATGTCTCTCTTGCCAACAAATGAGTCAAGAGAAATAATCAGGATAAGCAATGTACTAAATTCCATCATACATTATGAATGTTTACTTTCTTGGAAGCTGACAAAAATCCTGATAGATTGTCAGTTAAGGCATTGTTATCCCCACTTCACAGATACAGAGATTAAATCTCAGAAGCCTAAGTTATTTACCCAAGGGCACAGCTTAGAAACTGGCCTCCTAACACCCCTAAGCTggtgctcttttctttctgatgtCCTTGATGTCAACAAGGACGAGACTGAGAGAACTAGTAAGTCCTGGATTTGTTTTACAGTCTCTAAAGACTTTGGATCAGCACAGTACACAGAATAATGAATGCCCAGCTGTGAGATATTCCTGCCCCTGCCAAGTGGTGGATGCCTATCTTTttgcctctccagccctgtgatgCTTGTCCTCCTAGCCTGATCCCACAGATGGGTGGAGATCTCCAGCACTTGCTGTGGTAACACCCAGCCAGGAGTGCCCTCACCCCGCCTGTGGTTGGGGTGGGTCCAACTTTCTCCTCAGTATTCAGACGCTTCCAGTATGGAATTAGCAGGAGAGCCACCAGCAAGCAGGGGCAGAATGGGACAAGATGACAGAAATACCATAAAGGACAAAAGCATGGAAATAACATGGCAGAGGGGTTGAAAAGGTGGTCAAAGGGTCTGGTCAGAAAGAAAAGATTAATCAGACAGAATTGTCTACAGGCAGCTTCCTGTTCTCGGTCCACATGCTTCCTGCTCTNNNNNNNNNNNNNNNNNNNNNNNNNNNNNNNNNNNNNNNNNNNNNNNNNNNNNNNNNNNNNNNNNNNNNNNNNNNNNNNNNNNNNNNNNNNNNNNNNNNNNNNNNNNNNNNNNNNNNNNNNNNNNNNNNNNNNNNNNNNNNNNNNNNNNNNNNNNNNNNNNNNNNNNNNNNNNNNNNNNNNNNNNNNNNNNNNNNNNNNNNNNNNNNNNNNNNNNNNNNNNNNNNNNNNNNNNNNNNNNNNNNNNNNNNNNNNNNNNNNNNNNNNNNNNNNNNNNNNNNNNNNNNNNNNNNNNNNNNNNNNNNNNNNNNNNNNNNNNNNNNNNNNNNNNNNCTTGCTTCCTGGATAGTCTCTCTTACCTACATCTTgcacctcttctcttcctccaccttcctgccCCCGACCCACATAATGCACAGAAATTATTCCAGGACCTAAATATCTAAATAGCTACCATGCCCTCTCTCAGATGGGAGACAAGCAACCCACACAGGCAAGCTCGTTTTCCACAGTAGATTCTGGCTTGTGTTTCTTGAGCAGTGACTGTCTGAAAAGGACAAGGGTAAAGCTTCAAGGTACCACAGTGAAGTGTCTTCATTATGTACTTTCTCTTGAGTGTGAAATGGCGTGGGGAAGGGGGCGTGAAAGTATTGTATCAGGTGGCTCGATTCTGGTATCTGCCAGCCATGAACCTGGGCCTAGGGCTTATTTCTCACTAGAGTCCTCAATCTCACTGCCTCCATAATGCAGGCTGACGCCAACAGGGAGATGGAGAAAGCCCAGGCAATATCCACACCTCACTCTGAGGTCTTCTTTCAGCTTAAATAGTGAGGTATTCTGAATAAAAACTTAAAGAGTGCCTTGTGGGCAGGACAGCAAAATTGAAAACTCAAAGGGTATAATCGTTCCATGAACAGATGAGCACATGTAGCTACTGAAAGATATTCACACAAGTACATCCTTAGCATGTTTAATGTTCACAGACATCCCGCAGGGTAAGTACCATTTGTCTCAGGTTGTATTTAGGGAAACAGATCTCAGAGGGAAAGGGAATTCCCAGATCCCTATGCCAAGCAAGGGAGAAAAGCCAGGTTGATCTGACCTGTCTGCTCTTTCCGTTAAATCCCTACTCTAAATACCAAGTAGGGCTGTTAATGATCTAGTGCTCTTTAAACCCGGGTAGTGGGCAACTGGGGATTCATTGTGCTATTCCCGGGCTTTTGTGTATGCTCTggactgattaaaaaaaaatcaatcatgcTTCCAAGTATAACTATACTGCtggcttccctctccctccagatACCTGGCCATTGTCCACCCCTTGAAGCCGCGGATGAATTATCAGACCGCCTGGTTCCTGATTGCTTTGGTCTGGATGGTCTCCATCCTTATCGCCATCCCATCTGCCTACTTCACCACCGAAACCATCCTCGTTGTTGTCAAGAACCAGAAAAAGACCTTCTGTGGCCAGATCTGGCCGGTGGACCAGCAGCTCTACTACAAATCCTATTTCCTCTTCGTCTTTGGCCTTGAGTTCGTGGGCCCAGTTGTCACCATGACCCTGTGCTATGCCAGGATCTCCCAGGAGCTTTGGTTCAAAGCTGTACCTGGTTTCCAGACGGAGCAGATCCGCAAGCGGTTGCGCTGCCGCCGCAAGACTGTGCTACTACTCATGGGCATCCTCACGGCCTATGTGCTGTGCTGGGCACCTTTCTATGGCTTTACCATCGTGCGAGACTTCTTCCCCACTGTGTTTGTGAAGGAGAAGCACTACCTCACCGCCTTCTACGTCGTTGAGTGCATCGCCATGAGCAACAGCATGATCAACACTGTGTGCTTCGTGACGGTCAAGAACAACACAATGAAGTACTTCAAGAAGATGCTGCTACTGCACTGGCGGCCCTCTCCCTATGGCAGCAAGTCGAGCGCTGACCTTGACCTCAAAACCAGTGGGGTGCCGGCCACAGAAGAGGTGGATTGTATCAGGCTGAAGTAGCCTGCTGGTGATGCCCAAGGGAAAACAAATTCGGTACTCAGTGTATCACACACCATCAAACACTCATGAGCTACATGAGAAAAGACAACAGTATTCATGATCTCCTGCCCAAATGTATCTGGATGCTCCTATGTCCTAACATATGGTACAACTGATACCTGTGTAACACCTTGAGAGACAAGACACAAATGGCAGCAAGTGACAAGGACTGAATGCCTTCTGTGTGCAAACCACAGCAAGAGATTATTCAAGGACAGGAGCTGACGTTTGCTGACTACCTGCTATGCGCAGAAACAGTTACCACCCCTTCCGACAAATGGTAGCATCTGTTTGGCGCTACCATGCTCTATCTATCCACTTAATCTAGCTATCCATCCATCTAGAGCACTTGAAAGAGGTCACAGATGATTAACCAGAGTCGTGCTCCGTATTCTCTCGTCTCTATCCCATCCACACAGAACCGTCACAAGGCAACAGAACAAAGT contains the following coding sequences:
- the Prokr2 gene encoding prokineticin receptor 2, with the protein product MWTHLPDTTPPAGYNMAAQNRTVSFAPGLNPPQDHASSLPFNFSYSDYDLPLDEDEDMTKTQTFFAAKIVIGVALAGIMLVCGVGNFVFIAALARYKKLRNLTNLLIANLAISDFLVAIVCCPFEMDYYVVRQLSWEHGHVLCASVNYLRTVSLYVSTNALLAIAIDRYLAIVHPLKPRMNYQTAWFLIALVWMVSILIAIPSAYFTTETILVVVKNQKKTFCGQIWPVDQQLYYKSYFLFVFGLEFVGPVVTMTLCYARISQELWFKAVPGFQTEQIRKRLRCRRKTVLLLMGILTAYVLCWAPFYGFTIVRDFFPTVFVKEKHYLTAFYVVECIAMSNSMINTVCFVTVKNNTMKYFKKMLLLHWRPSPYGSKSSADLDLKTSGVPATEEVDCIRLK